The proteins below come from a single Gimesia alba genomic window:
- a CDS encoding arylsulfatase, translated as MLQRIIYIILVLTFLPNSVLRADKSVSPPNIILVMADDLGWSDIGCYGGEIDTPHIDSLARDGMRFTQFYNNAICGPTRASLLTGLYCQQTGHRGDHWNEPKDFSRCVTFGEVLQQAGYRTMMVGKWQGRDSALDRGFDHFFGPMCQGKISYFHEVKQNPYYYDRERINLPENFYLTDALNDHAVRFLKGALSEQQPFLLYVAHIAPHWPLHAREAEIDRYRELYQKQGWNQFRSQRFQTQRQMGLIPKTWQLAPRSPLIQDWEKDPFQAWQAERMAVYAAQVKSIDRGLGQLLQTLKAAGAEKNTLVLFLSDNGAAPDGGLTPSQSGFGFSAQSRNQMWRKDGVLIKPGSGPNHLPGPADTFAAYGLAWATTSNTPFRGTKLEGYEGGIRTPLIVRWPEVIQQGGTITRQPGHVIDFMPTFLEIAGADYPQEFKGRHPLPVEGKSLVPVFRGEQREAHEVLGWDLPRHQAIRAGNWKAILPRKQPDKWQLYNLKKDGTETTDLAATHPDRVKTMSQQFQVWYKHVHSKSNPPGR; from the coding sequence ATGCTTCAAAGAATAATCTACATAATCCTGGTTCTGACATTTCTTCCGAATTCTGTCCTTCGAGCAGATAAGTCCGTCTCCCCTCCCAATATTATTCTGGTCATGGCCGACGATCTGGGCTGGTCAGACATTGGTTGTTACGGTGGGGAAATTGATACGCCGCATATCGATTCTCTGGCACGTGACGGCATGAGATTCACTCAGTTTTACAACAATGCCATCTGTGGTCCCACCCGGGCGTCCTTATTAACAGGCCTGTATTGTCAGCAGACCGGGCATCGGGGCGACCACTGGAATGAACCAAAAGACTTTTCGCGGTGTGTGACATTTGGTGAAGTCCTGCAACAGGCGGGGTACCGAACCATGATGGTCGGCAAATGGCAGGGACGGGACTCAGCCCTGGATCGAGGGTTTGATCATTTTTTCGGCCCCATGTGTCAGGGAAAAATCAGTTATTTTCATGAAGTCAAACAGAATCCTTACTACTATGATCGCGAACGAATTAACCTGCCAGAAAACTTTTATCTGACGGATGCTTTGAATGACCATGCAGTTCGTTTTTTAAAAGGAGCACTTTCAGAACAGCAGCCTTTCCTGCTCTATGTGGCTCATATCGCCCCACACTGGCCCTTACACGCCCGGGAAGCTGAGATTGACAGATATCGTGAACTTTACCAGAAACAGGGCTGGAACCAGTTCCGTTCACAACGTTTTCAGACTCAACGTCAGATGGGGCTGATTCCCAAAACCTGGCAGCTGGCCCCACGTTCGCCCCTGATTCAAGACTGGGAAAAGGATCCGTTTCAGGCATGGCAAGCCGAACGAATGGCGGTCTATGCCGCTCAGGTCAAATCCATTGACCGTGGCCTGGGACAACTGCTGCAGACGTTAAAAGCAGCCGGCGCGGAGAAAAACACACTGGTCCTTTTTCTCTCTGACAATGGGGCTGCCCCCGATGGAGGACTGACACCGTCGCAGAGTGGTTTTGGCTTCAGTGCCCAATCCCGAAATCAAATGTGGCGAAAGGATGGCGTACTCATCAAACCGGGCAGTGGTCCAAACCACCTTCCCGGACCGGCTGACACCTTTGCCGCTTATGGACTGGCGTGGGCGACAACCAGCAACACCCCCTTTCGGGGAACCAAACTGGAAGGTTACGAAGGCGGAATTCGCACACCACTCATCGTCCGCTGGCCCGAAGTGATTCAGCAGGGAGGCACAATTACCAGACAACCAGGCCACGTGATCGACTTCATGCCAACCTTTCTGGAGATCGCAGGCGCTGACTATCCTCAGGAATTCAAAGGGCGACACCCTTTGCCCGTGGAAGGCAAAAGCCTGGTTCCGGTCTTCCGGGGGGAACAACGGGAAGCACACGAAGTACTCGGCTGGGATCTCCCACGGCATCAGGCGATCCGCGCAGGGAACTGGAAAGCAATTCTGCCCAGAAAACAGCCTGATAAATGGCAACTGTATAACCTGAAGAAAGATGGCACAGAGACGACAGATCTGGCTGCAACACATCCTGATCGTGTGAAAACGATGTCACAACAGTTTCAGGTCTGGTACAAACATGTCCATTCAAAATCAAATCCACCAGGCAGGTAA
- the purH gene encoding bifunctional phosphoribosylaminoimidazolecarboxamide formyltransferase/IMP cyclohydrolase, whose translation MSNSHPRRALVSVSDKSGLDVFVKGLAELGFEFISTGGTRRYLEEQGVNVIDISEYTGFPELMDGRVKTLHPKVHGAILGRPDLPGDAAAIQEFEIVPFELVVCNLYPFEATIAKPDVTLAEAIEQIDIGGPSMVRSAAKNHAYVGIVTSEGQYNRVLSALQAGPLTPEFRLELSAAAFEMTACYDRAVANYMSSVLPAQEGTDSRFAEQISINLVRRDQLRYGENPHQSAAFYVEKQPPAASVANAEQLNGKELSYNNFLDLDAALQIASDFDKPAAVVIKHTNPCGCATADSLAEAFEKAYAGDPVSAFGSIMSFNRPIDRETAEKLCEPNRFIEAIIAPEFDPDAFELLTTKPKWKKNVRLMKCPMMVPPQVASLDYRRVSGGLLVQEKDELRDDSTDWKVVTKREPTPQELHDLSFGWIVCRHVKSNAIVLAKDEMLLGAGAGQMSRLDSSYIAAYKAGERSKGAIVASDAFFPFRDGVDEAAKAGVTAIIQPGGSVRDEEVIEACNEHQIAMVFTGLRHFKH comes from the coding sequence ATGAGTAATTCGCATCCGCGTCGTGCATTGGTGAGTGTCAGTGATAAATCGGGCCTTGATGTTTTTGTGAAAGGTCTTGCTGAATTAGGCTTTGAATTTATATCAACGGGAGGCACGCGTCGCTATCTGGAAGAGCAGGGAGTGAATGTCATTGATATCTCTGAGTACACCGGATTTCCAGAGTTAATGGATGGACGAGTTAAAACGCTCCATCCCAAAGTGCATGGTGCAATTTTAGGCAGACCGGACCTGCCTGGTGATGCAGCAGCGATTCAGGAATTTGAAATAGTTCCGTTCGAGTTGGTCGTCTGTAATCTTTATCCATTTGAAGCAACGATTGCCAAACCAGATGTGACCTTAGCCGAAGCCATAGAGCAGATTGACATCGGCGGTCCGAGTATGGTGCGGTCTGCTGCCAAAAATCATGCCTATGTGGGGATTGTTACTTCAGAGGGGCAATACAATCGGGTGCTCAGTGCGTTACAGGCAGGTCCTTTGACGCCGGAGTTTCGTCTTGAACTTTCAGCAGCGGCATTTGAAATGACGGCCTGTTATGATCGTGCCGTTGCAAATTATATGTCTTCTGTATTACCGGCTCAGGAAGGCACCGATTCACGATTTGCTGAGCAGATTAGTATTAATCTTGTTCGTAGAGATCAATTGCGGTATGGGGAGAATCCTCATCAGAGTGCTGCTTTTTATGTTGAAAAGCAGCCTCCTGCTGCCAGCGTGGCGAATGCTGAGCAACTGAATGGAAAAGAACTTTCTTACAATAATTTTCTTGATCTGGATGCGGCATTACAGATTGCCAGCGATTTTGACAAACCTGCCGCCGTTGTAATTAAGCACACAAACCCTTGTGGTTGTGCCACCGCGGATTCACTGGCTGAGGCATTTGAGAAAGCCTATGCCGGCGATCCAGTCAGCGCGTTTGGGTCCATCATGAGTTTCAATCGTCCCATTGATCGTGAGACTGCTGAGAAATTATGTGAACCGAACCGCTTTATTGAAGCGATTATTGCTCCTGAATTTGATCCCGATGCGTTTGAACTTCTCACTACGAAACCCAAGTGGAAAAAAAATGTGCGTTTGATGAAGTGTCCGATGATGGTGCCTCCACAAGTTGCCAGCCTGGATTATCGAAGAGTCTCGGGCGGCTTACTGGTTCAAGAGAAAGATGAGCTTCGTGATGACAGTACCGACTGGAAAGTTGTCACGAAACGGGAACCAACGCCACAGGAATTACATGATTTGTCGTTTGGCTGGATCGTGTGTCGTCATGTGAAATCAAACGCGATCGTGCTGGCAAAAGATGAAATGCTGCTGGGAGCGGGGGCTGGTCAGATGAGTCGGCTCGATTCCTCCTATATCGCCGCATATAAGGCAGGTGAGCGAAGTAAAGGGGCAATTGTGGCCTCTGATGCCTTCTTTCCATTTCGCGACGGAGTTGACGAAGCCGCGAAAGCGGGTGTTACTGCGATCATTCAGCCAGGTGGGTCAGTCCGCGATGAAGAGGTGATTGAAGCCTGTAATGAGCATCAGATCGCTATGGTCTTCACTGGTCTTCGACATTTCAAACATTGA
- a CDS encoding outer membrane protein assembly factor BamB family protein, whose protein sequence is MQYDLDRVWWGQATVDPQRDKIVHLSLDEINLYALSTAGIITAFNNETGKKLWATQLGRGNNISYPPVSNSKYVFITVGMKLYSINRLNGEIDWELQLPGSASTSPTADEDSIYVGTLNGRVYAWDLKRLKELSNESKLPAWRESAIRWTYQTGDKVTTPPVVTNRTLLFASQDGSLYSVTLNDRQLTFQFETDAPISASLAENEKSVFLASEDQNLYCLNILNGIVRWRIRTSFPLLKPVTVLDDEVYLSSRKKGIFQLSATTGQEQWWQPLGSSFVSLSPTRLYATDEIGNLLVLSRTDGAVLSAVPLRKFQIKLMNERTDRIFCASESGLVMCLRQSDLPFPIRFKHQDRYPILPEIAPEVSSTAGDSAAAPADANPEQ, encoded by the coding sequence GTGCAATACGATTTGGATCGTGTATGGTGGGGACAGGCGACTGTAGATCCACAGCGAGATAAAATCGTTCATCTGTCTCTGGATGAAATTAATTTATATGCACTTTCAACTGCGGGAATTATCACCGCTTTCAACAATGAGACCGGTAAAAAACTGTGGGCCACACAGTTAGGGCGCGGGAATAATATCAGCTATCCTCCCGTTTCAAATTCTAAGTATGTCTTTATTACAGTTGGTATGAAACTGTACTCCATTAACAGGTTGAATGGTGAAATTGACTGGGAACTGCAACTTCCAGGTTCTGCATCCACAAGCCCCACGGCTGATGAAGATTCGATTTACGTAGGAACTTTGAATGGGCGGGTCTATGCCTGGGATTTAAAGCGGTTAAAAGAATTAAGCAATGAATCGAAACTGCCAGCCTGGCGGGAAAGTGCAATTCGCTGGACCTATCAGACTGGGGACAAGGTTACCACGCCACCGGTTGTTACAAATCGTACGCTCTTGTTTGCTAGTCAGGATGGATCTCTTTACTCGGTCACTCTGAATGATCGTCAACTCACGTTCCAATTTGAGACAGATGCTCCTATCTCAGCCAGTTTAGCTGAGAATGAAAAGAGTGTTTTTCTCGCTTCAGAAGATCAGAATTTGTACTGTTTGAATATTTTGAATGGGATTGTACGTTGGAGAATTCGTACTTCATTCCCCTTACTCAAGCCAGTGACAGTTCTCGATGACGAGGTTTATCTTTCATCACGGAAAAAAGGAATCTTTCAACTTTCAGCCACAACAGGGCAGGAACAATGGTGGCAGCCACTCGGTTCTAGTTTTGTCTCACTTTCACCAACTCGCCTGTATGCTACCGATGAGATTGGAAATTTGCTGGTTCTTTCCCGTACGGATGGTGCGGTGCTTTCTGCTGTGCCTCTGCGGAAATTCCAGATTAAATTGATGAATGAACGGACAGATCGTATTTTCTGTGCTTCAGAATCTGGCTTAGTGATGTGTTTAAGGCAGAGCGACCTGCCATTTCCGATTCGGTTTAAACACCAGGATCGTTATCCTATTTTGCCCGAAATCGCTCCCGAAGTGAGCTCCACAGCTGGAGATTCCGCGGCTGCTCCAGCAGATGCCAACCCTGAACAGTAA
- a CDS encoding HEAT repeat domain-containing protein, with product MIQTLSGGSITIDSQNIEFITNRPLSIEEYESRSKEIEDTVEAHLRLADWCLKNHLSSQRLEQMEKIIQLDPDHAKARAALGYSKRDGEWMTRDEVMRKNGYIKYKGRYVSSAELELLEKNQAELEAERKWIKKVKLWLIWLNGNDLLQQQEGLKNFQEVSDPHAVAALARLMGKHKHIAIRSLLVATLDQIPGNKPLRPLAELVLTDPIQTIRNSALEVLTKRDATGAIAFFIEGLKNKSNIIVKRAGQGLESIGDRSVVPDLISALTTSHTYRVRVPDTTSTYSYNTNGTFGGSGVVLPPDIEAGLLAGRYPNGVIVLPSQQPKVQMRTVSVKHLHQNEAVLLALQKITQQNFGYNERLWRLWWASTQNQTGLVPVIQ from the coding sequence GTGATTCAAACCCTCTCAGGGGGATCGATTACGATCGATTCTCAAAACATTGAATTCATCACAAATCGTCCGCTTTCGATTGAGGAATACGAATCCCGGTCTAAAGAAATCGAGGATACCGTCGAGGCACACCTCAGACTCGCTGACTGGTGCTTGAAAAATCATCTCAGTTCTCAACGCCTCGAGCAAATGGAAAAAATCATCCAACTCGATCCCGACCACGCCAAAGCGCGTGCTGCACTTGGATATTCAAAGCGGGATGGTGAATGGATGACGCGCGATGAAGTCATGCGCAAAAATGGTTATATCAAGTACAAAGGCCGTTATGTCTCCTCAGCCGAGTTGGAATTACTCGAAAAAAACCAAGCTGAGCTGGAAGCAGAACGAAAATGGATCAAGAAAGTCAAGCTCTGGCTGATCTGGCTTAATGGGAATGATCTACTACAGCAACAGGAGGGGTTAAAGAATTTCCAAGAGGTTAGTGACCCGCATGCTGTCGCAGCCCTGGCACGCTTAATGGGAAAACATAAACACATTGCCATCCGGTCTCTGCTAGTCGCAACACTTGATCAGATTCCGGGAAACAAGCCGCTTCGCCCACTGGCTGAACTAGTTCTGACGGATCCGATCCAGACGATTCGAAACTCTGCGCTGGAAGTACTGACGAAGCGAGATGCCACTGGTGCAATCGCCTTTTTTATCGAAGGGCTAAAAAACAAATCGAACATCATTGTTAAGAGAGCAGGCCAGGGACTTGAATCAATCGGAGATCGATCTGTCGTTCCCGATCTAATCTCCGCATTAACTACCAGCCATACTTATCGTGTCAGGGTTCCCGACACAACATCTACTTACAGTTACAACACAAACGGTACATTCGGCGGTTCGGGAGTTGTCCTGCCCCCAGATATTGAAGCAGGTTTATTAGCCGGCCGCTATCCGAATGGAGTGATCGTACTCCCTTCCCAACAACCCAAAGTGCAAATGCGGACCGTATCAGTCAAACATTTACATCAAAACGAAGCCGTGCTGCTCGCATTACAAAAAATCACACAGCAAAATTTCGGCTACAATGAGAGACTCTGGCGACTTTGGTGGGCTTCAACCCAGAATCAGACCGGTTTGGTTCCCGTCATTCAGTAA
- a CDS encoding tetratricopeptide repeat-containing sulfotransferase family protein, producing the protein MSQLLSEAVKLLKANQAKKAEALLTPYYPSNVNNADFLHFYGLAASNSGEYANGIERLKKAIALKPNVAEFHHNLAAVYRLVGDFALSEQHYLTALELKPDYAEAYFNYSATRKFMADDPIVSLVEQQAARTDLSDVDRCFLGFAAGKIFNDIQDYEKAFSFYEMGNRFKKAQFEIDQFRTEIDRVISIFSTEMIQNLAAAGNRSKVPVFIVGMPRTGTTLVEQILSSHPEVHGAGELPDIASIAGTMKQHATQKVDFPDYMAHLPEQVFSGFADAYLRRLRTFDHSAIRIIDKMPGNFLYLGLIAIMLPEAKVIHSQRHPLDTCLSCYFQRFRSGHHYSFDLTHLGLYYREYERLMQHWKEVLPVTPFELHYSDLVENQEDVSRKLIDFIDVDWDDRCLQFHDNSRPVTTASNWQVRRPMNRSGLDRWKNYDSHLDALRDALAFVDG; encoded by the coding sequence ATGTCTCAACTTCTCTCTGAAGCAGTCAAATTACTTAAAGCCAATCAAGCAAAAAAAGCAGAAGCGCTGTTAACGCCGTATTATCCGTCCAATGTCAATAATGCTGATTTTCTGCATTTCTACGGCCTGGCGGCTTCTAACAGCGGTGAATATGCGAACGGCATCGAACGGCTCAAAAAAGCAATTGCACTCAAGCCGAACGTTGCCGAATTCCACCATAATCTTGCAGCAGTCTATCGCCTGGTGGGGGATTTCGCGCTTTCAGAACAGCATTATCTGACGGCTTTAGAGTTAAAGCCCGATTACGCCGAAGCATATTTCAATTATTCGGCAACTCGAAAATTTATGGCCGACGATCCGATTGTTTCCCTTGTCGAACAACAGGCTGCGCGAACAGACCTGTCTGATGTTGATCGCTGTTTTCTGGGATTTGCGGCTGGAAAAATCTTTAATGACATTCAGGACTACGAGAAGGCATTCTCATTTTATGAGATGGGAAATCGATTTAAGAAAGCCCAGTTTGAAATTGATCAATTCAGAACAGAAATCGATCGGGTGATTTCTATCTTTTCTACTGAAATGATACAGAATCTGGCTGCAGCAGGAAATCGGAGTAAAGTCCCGGTTTTTATCGTAGGCATGCCACGTACCGGCACGACACTGGTGGAGCAGATTTTATCCAGTCATCCTGAAGTGCATGGAGCAGGGGAGCTGCCGGATATTGCCAGTATCGCCGGCACCATGAAGCAGCATGCGACACAAAAAGTAGATTTTCCAGATTACATGGCACATCTTCCAGAGCAGGTCTTCTCTGGATTTGCCGATGCTTATCTGCGCCGCTTGCGAACGTTTGACCATTCGGCGATTCGTATTATTGATAAAATGCCTGGCAATTTTCTCTATCTTGGGTTGATTGCTATCATGTTGCCTGAGGCAAAAGTGATTCATAGCCAAAGGCACCCGCTTGATACTTGTCTTTCCTGCTATTTTCAGCGTTTCCGTAGCGGGCATCACTATTCGTTTGATTTAACGCATCTGGGGCTCTACTACCGAGAATACGAACGGCTGATGCAGCATTGGAAGGAAGTATTACCGGTGACACCTTTTGAGTTACATTATTCTGATCTGGTAGAAAACCAGGAGGACGTGTCTCGCAAGCTGATTGATTTTATCGACGTCGACTGGGATGATCGATGCCTGCAATTCCATGACAACAGTCGCCCTGTCACCACAGCAAGCAACTGGCAGGTTCGCCGTCCGATGAATCGTTCTGGTCTGGATCGCTGGAAAAACTATGACTCGCATCTTGACGCGCTGCGCGACGCTTTAGCGTTCGTTGATGGCTGA
- a CDS encoding biotin/lipoyl-binding protein — protein MSTLSESMTSSTERPIPLRVRDDLISKWIHYKGLGYWVIKDPVSLKYTRLHPEQFYILNLLNGERNPDEIKDEVHRQYPTLLLSISEIQQLISDLYRKGLLTSGRPGQGVTLIKQRREEHKKKLVTTFRNLMYLRLPGWDPETTLQWLYPYVKWMWRPWATTMFVLLIVSSWILIGVQFEAFRSRLPEFQQFFGWPNLIYMWFVLGAAKVIHEFGHGLSCKHYGGECHGMGIMFLVFSPCLYCDVSDSWMLRNKWQRIIIGGAGMYIEVIMSAIAVWVWWFTKPGLLNHLALNLFFVSTVTTVIFNANPLMRFDGYYMMSDLLEIPNLRQKADKHLRDTFAWYCLGIESQRDPFMPETGKFWFIVYAISASLYRWFIMFGITLFLYTVLKPYDLQSIGITLAVISIVTFIWGIVSNIYKIITAPRTEPMNYWKVSATLTVFAAAILGILLIPVPMHFEAPFIVEGYDVKHVYTTETGRLDQVYVEPGQHVEKGQLLASIVNLEKEDELSNLKNQRQVQEGEIKKYLALDDLAGVKVSKEELATIEERIAEIEEQLSNMKVVAPISGTVVAPASQPEPKLSDSKKQLSRWFGTPLDAKNANCYLEERTHMLSIAPESRFQAVLFIDQEYRNDFNVDQTVELKLEHLPDKTYESKIERVAHGHLDYVPPTLSNKMGGELPTVTDKDGREKLTSTAYQAIVPLDEDVVLFRANMRGKARFLVSQLTTGQWLWRYFRKTFHFRL, from the coding sequence ATGAGCACTTTAAGCGAATCGATGACATCCTCAACCGAACGGCCGATTCCGTTGAGGGTGCGCGATGATTTAATCAGCAAGTGGATTCATTACAAAGGTCTGGGATACTGGGTGATCAAAGATCCGGTATCACTTAAGTACACGCGACTTCATCCTGAGCAGTTCTATATTCTGAATCTGCTAAATGGAGAACGTAATCCCGATGAGATCAAGGATGAAGTGCATCGACAGTATCCGACATTGCTGCTTTCGATTTCGGAAATCCAGCAATTGATTTCCGACTTATATCGTAAAGGCTTGCTCACGAGTGGACGGCCGGGACAAGGCGTCACGCTAATCAAACAGCGGCGGGAAGAACATAAAAAGAAATTAGTTACGACTTTTCGCAATCTGATGTATCTCAGACTCCCTGGTTGGGATCCGGAAACAACTCTGCAGTGGTTATATCCCTATGTGAAATGGATGTGGCGTCCCTGGGCAACGACGATGTTTGTTTTGCTGATCGTCTCTTCCTGGATTTTGATCGGCGTGCAATTCGAAGCATTTCGCAGTCGATTACCCGAGTTTCAGCAGTTTTTTGGCTGGCCTAACCTGATTTATATGTGGTTTGTACTCGGTGCCGCGAAAGTGATTCACGAATTTGGCCACGGGTTATCGTGCAAGCACTATGGTGGTGAGTGTCATGGCATGGGGATCATGTTCCTGGTTTTCAGTCCCTGCCTGTATTGTGATGTCTCCGATTCCTGGATGCTAAGAAACAAATGGCAGAGAATCATAATTGGCGGAGCGGGGATGTATATCGAAGTGATTATGTCCGCGATTGCAGTCTGGGTCTGGTGGTTTACTAAACCAGGTCTCCTGAACCACCTGGCATTGAACCTGTTTTTCGTTTCCACGGTGACAACCGTGATCTTTAATGCCAACCCGCTGATGCGGTTCGATGGCTACTATATGATGAGCGATTTGCTGGAAATTCCCAACTTAAGGCAAAAAGCGGATAAGCACCTTCGCGACACGTTTGCCTGGTATTGTCTGGGAATCGAGTCTCAGCGAGATCCGTTTATGCCGGAGACCGGAAAATTCTGGTTTATCGTGTATGCGATCTCTGCGTCGTTATATCGCTGGTTTATTATGTTCGGTATTACGCTTTTTCTGTATACCGTGCTGAAGCCTTATGATTTACAGAGTATTGGAATCACGCTTGCTGTCATTTCGATCGTGACATTCATTTGGGGGATTGTCTCCAACATTTACAAAATTATTACTGCACCGAGGACCGAACCCATGAATTACTGGAAAGTCTCAGCGACATTGACTGTCTTTGCTGCTGCGATTCTTGGAATTCTCCTGATCCCTGTTCCCATGCATTTTGAAGCCCCCTTCATTGTAGAGGGTTATGACGTAAAGCATGTTTATACTACAGAAACCGGTAGATTGGATCAGGTCTATGTCGAACCGGGGCAACATGTGGAAAAAGGTCAACTTCTGGCGAGCATCGTAAATCTCGAAAAGGAAGATGAACTGAGCAACTTAAAAAACCAGCGTCAGGTTCAAGAAGGTGAGATCAAGAAATATCTGGCACTTGACGATTTGGCTGGTGTGAAAGTTTCAAAAGAGGAACTCGCGACAATTGAAGAAAGAATTGCAGAAATCGAAGAGCAGCTGAGCAATATGAAAGTGGTTGCCCCGATCAGTGGAACAGTTGTGGCGCCCGCCAGTCAGCCAGAGCCCAAATTATCTGACTCGAAAAAACAATTATCACGCTGGTTTGGAACACCTCTGGATGCGAAAAACGCCAACTGCTATCTCGAAGAACGAACTCACATGCTGAGCATTGCTCCCGAGTCTCGTTTTCAGGCAGTTTTATTTATCGATCAGGAATACCGTAATGATTTCAACGTGGATCAGACGGTCGAACTCAAGCTGGAACATTTACCAGATAAAACTTATGAGTCCAAAATTGAACGAGTTGCACACGGTCATCTTGATTATGTTCCACCGACTCTCTCCAACAAAATGGGGGGAGAATTACCAACGGTCACTGATAAGGATGGTCGTGAAAAGTTAACCAGTACGGCGTATCAGGCGATCGTTCCCCTTGATGAAGATGTGGTCTTGTTTCGTGCCAATATGCGAGGGAAAGCCCGATTTCTGGTCAGTCAGTTAACAACGGGGCAATGGTTATGGCGCTACTTCCGCAAAACATTCCATTTCCGTCTCTGA
- a CDS encoding efflux RND transporter periplasmic adaptor subunit, with the protein MKLSLGNTLFCLVLMIGASLILAERNLDASDQAKEKVTPPSPGSEITVNECRIKLIDRVILGSDRPGVLEFVEPNEGEQVKKGQVIAALKSDALKASRKTAEKRSSNDIEIRYSKKARDTAYVELEMNLDINKRVSNTISKLDIKRLQLNAEKSDLQIEQAELEFAMSKLQLEEIDAQIEETKVTAPFDGIVTKKFRSTGEVVRHGDEVLELVSTKRVKVEGYVNIDDTWKFQIGTPVEVQLDIPGIRLPIENNKYTGRIVFVDVEVEPIHGKSIRVWAEVENPENVLKAGYMATMKIMPDKTENKVAAETSVKK; encoded by the coding sequence ATGAAGTTAAGCTTAGGGAATACTTTGTTCTGCTTGGTTTTGATGATTGGAGCCAGCCTGATTTTGGCAGAGCGAAATCTTGACGCGAGCGATCAGGCCAAAGAAAAGGTCACACCACCCAGTCCGGGCTCTGAGATTACTGTCAATGAATGCCGGATAAAATTGATTGATCGTGTGATTTTGGGAAGTGATCGCCCGGGGGTACTTGAATTTGTAGAGCCGAATGAAGGGGAACAGGTCAAAAAGGGGCAGGTGATCGCGGCATTGAAGAGCGATGCGTTAAAGGCGTCACGCAAGACGGCCGAAAAACGTTCTTCCAATGATATTGAAATCCGCTATTCCAAAAAAGCGCGCGATACCGCTTATGTCGAACTGGAGATGAACCTGGATATCAATAAACGCGTTTCGAATACGATTTCGAAGCTGGATATTAAACGGTTGCAGCTCAATGCAGAAAAGAGTGATCTGCAAATTGAACAGGCTGAGTTGGAATTTGCAATGAGTAAATTGCAGCTTGAAGAAATTGATGCTCAGATCGAAGAGACTAAGGTAACGGCTCCCTTTGATGGGATTGTCACGAAAAAATTCCGTTCGACGGGCGAAGTTGTCAGACACGGTGATGAAGTCTTGGAACTCGTCAGTACCAAACGCGTCAAAGTAGAAGGATATGTTAATATTGACGATACCTGGAAGTTTCAGATTGGAACACCGGTTGAAGTTCAATTAGACATTCCCGGGATTCGTTTGCCAATTGAAAATAATAAATACACCGGCCGGATCGTGTTTGTTGATGTTGAAGTCGAGCCTATTCATGGGAAGTCGATTCGTGTCTGGGCAGAAGTGGAAAACCCGGAAAATGTTTTGAAAGCCGGTTATATGGCCACGATGAAAATCATGCCTGACAAAACTGAAAATAAAGTGGCTGCGGAAACTTCAGTCAAAAAATAG